One part of the Tachyglossus aculeatus isolate mTacAcu1 chromosome 26, mTacAcu1.pri, whole genome shotgun sequence genome encodes these proteins:
- the TLNRD1 gene encoding talin rod domain-containing protein 1, translating into MASGGSGKASGEAASAPPVPSGSQQQQQRRRLVSLCDHCKGKMQLVADLLLLSSEARPVLPEGPAAASSSSSSAGGESFEKCRDTIIARTKGLSILTHDVQSQLNMGRFAEAGASLGELGDLVVSLTEYSAHAAYLAAVAAPGARPAQPGLVDRYRVTRSRHEVEQGCALLRATPLAELTPALLLDVSQGLSRHLRFLTDACALASEGSRDRFAREQFKLAVRCMSTSASALLACVREVKAAPSELARGRCALFSGPLVQAVGALAGFATEPQFLGRAATVGPEGKAVQTAILGGAMSVVSACVLLTQCLREIAQHPDGGAKTGEQRERLRSSACAISEGCDLLSRALRDRSSPRTLPPEGADSVN; encoded by the coding sequence ATGGCTAGCGGGGGCTCGGGGAAGGCGAGTGGCGAGGCGGCCTCTGCTCCTCCCGTGCCCAGCGgttcacagcagcagcagcagcgcagGAGGTTGGTGTCTCTGTGCGACCACTGCAAGGGGAAGATGCAGCTCGTAGCCgacctgctgctgctgtccagtgaGGCGCGGCCCGTGCTGCCCGAGGGCCCCGCAGCGGCATCGTCGTCGTCATCCTCGGCTGGGGGCGAGTCCTTCGAAAAGTGCCGGGACACGATCATCGCGCGCACCAAGGGCCTGTCCATTCTGACTCACGACGTGCAGAGCCAGCTGAACATGGGCCGCTTTGCCGAGGCCGGGGCCAGTCTGGGCGAGCTGGGCGACCTGGTGGTGTCGCTGACTGAGTACTCGGCCCATGCGGCCTACCTAGCGGCCGTGGCCGCCCCGGGGGCGCGGCCGGCCCAGCCGGGCCTGGTGGACCGCTATCGCGTGACCCGCAGCCGGCACGAGGTGGAGCAGGGCTGCGCGCTGCTGCGGGCCACGCCGCTGGCTGAGCTGACCCCGGCGCTGCTGCTGGACGTGTCCCAGGGCTTGTCCCGCCACCTGCGCTTCCTCACGGACGCCTGCGCCCTGGCCAGCGAGGGCTCCCGCGACCGCTTCGCCCGCGAGCAGTTCAAGCTGGCCGTGCGCTGCATGAGCACCAGCGCCTCGGCCCTGCTAGCCTGCGTGCGGGAGGTGAAGGCGGCCCCCAGCGAGTTGGCCCGCGGCCGTTGCGCACTTTTCAGCGGGCCCCTGGTGCAGGCCGTCGGGGCCCTGGCTGGCTTCGCCACCGAGCCCCAGTTCCTCGGCCGCGCTGCCACCGTCGGCCCCGAGGGCAAGGCGGTGCAGACGGCCATCCTCGGCGGGGCCATGAGCGTGGTGTCGGCCTGCGTGCTGCTGACCCAGTGCCTCAGGGAGATCGCCCAGCACCCTGACGGGGGCGCCAAGACGGGCGAGCAACGCGAGCGGCTGCGCAGCTCTGCCTGCGCCATCTCCGAGGGCTGCGACCTGCTCTCGCGGGCGCTGAGGGACCGCTCCTCGCCCAGGACTCTGCCGCCCGAGGGGGCCGATTCTGTGAATTAG